A window of Desulfobulbus oralis genomic DNA:
CTATGCCACAGGCCCCTCGGTGAGCGGCGGCTACCGGCTTCGCGACATGATCAGGCCCATGATTCTGGTGCTCCCCCCTTTGCCCTGATCCTCATCCAGCCCGACCTGGGGACCGCGCTCATTGTCGCCGTGGTTTTCATTTCCATGACGCTTTTTGTGCGTCTGCGCTGGCTTACCCTGAGCACCCTGGCGGGTCTGGCCATATCCTGCGTGTTTATCGGCTGGAAATTTCTGCTCAAGCCCTACCAGCGCAAGCGTATCGAAACCTTTCTCAATCCGGAGGCCGATCCGGCCAATCACGGCTATCAGATTTTGCAGTCCAAGATCGCGGTGGGCAGTGGCAAGCTTTTTGGCAAGGGCTTCATGGAAGGCACCCAGGGGCATCTCCATTTTCTGCCGGAGCGCCACACGGACTTCGCCTTTGCGGTATGGGGCGAGGAGTGGGGCTTTGCCGGCTCGCTCTTCTTTCTGGCCTGCTACTTCTTCATGATGGGCTGGGGCGCGTATGTTGCCATGACCGCCCGTGACCGGCTGGGCGCCATCATGGCCTTTGGCTGTGTGGCGCTCATCTTCTGGCAGGCGGTCATCAATCTGCTCATGATTCTGGGCTTTCTGCCCGTGGTCGGTGTCCCCCTGCCCCTGTTCAGTTATGGCGGTTCCTCCATGCTGACCAATATGGCGGCCATCGGCATTCTGATGAATATCCGCATGCAGAGCAACGCCATAAACTACAACCGCGGGGTTCGCTAGGCTGTCTCCGCTGCCAGCACCAGTCTGGCCAGGGCCTCGATGAAGAGCGGGTCATCATTCAGGGCTCTGGCCAGGGTGTAGCGCATGCCCAGACCCTCGGCCAGTTTCCGGTACTCCATGTCCAGCTCCACCAGGGTTTCCACGTGGTCGGAGACAAAGGAAATCGGCAGCAGCAAAAGGTTGTTCACACCCTCTGCCGCCGCTTTTTCAATGGCTTCGGGCGTTGAAGGCGAAAACCAGGCCACCGGGCCACTCCGGCTCTGAAAACAGAGTTCGCCCCGCTGGCCGGTCTGTTGCTCCAGGGCGGCAATCGTCTTCCCAAGATCGCCCACATAGGGATCGCCTTCATCCACCAGGCGTTTCGGCAGAT
This region includes:
- a CDS encoding FtsW/RodA/SpoVE family cell cycle protein gives rise to the protein MVFISMTLFVRLRWLTLSTLAGLAISCVFIGWKFLLKPYQRKRIETFLNPEADPANHGYQILQSKIAVGSGKLFGKGFMEGTQGHLHFLPERHTDFAFAVWGEEWGFAGSLFFLACYFFMMGWGAYVAMTARDRLGAIMAFGCVALIFWQAVINLLMILGFLPVVGVPLPLFSYGGSSMLTNMAAIGILMNIRMQSNAINYNRGVR